The following proteins are co-located in the Pseudomonas synxantha genome:
- the tssJ gene encoding type VI secretion system lipoprotein TssJ — MYRITLAALLLLLGLLAGCSAISPFSTLTKLDLVLTASEQVNPDLHGRPSPVVVHLIELRHGVAFENADFFSLYGHAEQVLPKDWVSSEEVELRPGDRLALKLRIGPDSRFVGVLAAYRDLPHVRWRMLVPVTAQKVTRAELVLDQAGIRVAGHLSDLEMR; from the coding sequence ATGTATCGAATTACCCTTGCAGCCCTGCTGCTCCTGCTCGGCCTGTTGGCTGGCTGCAGCGCGATTTCGCCTTTTTCGACGTTGACCAAGTTGGACCTGGTGCTGACCGCCAGCGAACAGGTCAACCCTGACTTGCACGGTCGACCCTCTCCAGTGGTGGTCCACCTGATTGAATTGCGCCATGGCGTAGCCTTCGAGAACGCCGACTTCTTCAGCCTGTATGGTCATGCTGAGCAGGTGCTGCCGAAGGACTGGGTGAGCAGTGAGGAAGTTGAACTGCGCCCCGGTGACCGCCTGGCGCTCAAACTCAGGATCGGCCCTGATAGTCGCTTCGTGGGGGTGCTCGCGGCTTATCGAGACTTGCCCCATGTACGCTGGCGGATGCTGGTGCCCGTCACCGCCCAGAAAGTGACACGGGCCGAGCTGGTGCTGGACCAGGCCGGCATTCGGGTGGCCGGCCATTTGTCTGACCTGGAGATGCGCTGA